One region of Malania oleifera isolate guangnan ecotype guangnan chromosome 6, ASM2987363v1, whole genome shotgun sequence genomic DNA includes:
- the LOC131157226 gene encoding zinc finger CCCH domain-containing protein 34-like, with the protein MEDELQKRNTDCVYFLASPLTCKKGIDCEYRHSDIARLNPRDCWYWLAGNCLNPTCAFRHPPLDGHSEGSLESAAAPSQQSSATTNKTNVPCYFYFNGFCNKGDQCSFLHGPDGSTAWKSVKTTSAGADAPSLDNKTSVGSDIRHVPNETHPNLSETAQKAASEIQFQPNDVHQKSVPNKVVKQSAYPQTSVSESEEAAPIKSESLPPEGGLIESGSLICSDQSSDEQVDGHVEPEERWESSPGFDVLVDNRSDDMGYQDDPEYAVALEREGREVNDHFLRYDFEDRVEYDSIYSDAEILCEHRIYDSYDRLDYDHRSEYGQVPRRMRQRIADPILSRKRKLLPVGMAENGRNGVDLREHLRKHRMIDGHPVNRFSRRNDSPRLIGRNRERSRRHGAGQRLHGRLASEVGRNMIGSFGEKESVSNGVNRQDRLRRLRLNRPRHHFEEKRQAKMQFVPSEVSREPPTRERRYTSESSSFTGPKSLAQIKEEKRKAMESGDCFGVRADPSRMSVADFQGPKPLSEILKEKGKLGLDEEDNIC; encoded by the exons ATGGAGGATGAGTTGCAGAAACGGAACACGGACTGCGTATATTTCTTGGCGTCACCCCTTACTTGCAAGAAG ggtattgattgtGAGTATCGGCACAGTGACATAGCGAGGCTTAACCCGAGGGATTGCTGGTATTGGTTGGCAGGGAACTGCCTTAATCCAACATGTGCTTTTCGACATCCT CCATTGGATGGGCACAGTGAAGGGTCGCTTGAATCTGCTGCCGCTCCTTCGCAACAATCCTCTGCAACCACTAACAAGACCAATGTTCCCTGTTACTTTTACTTCAACGGATTTTGCAATAAAGGCGACCAATGCTCTTTTTTGCACGGACCAGATGGTAGTACTGCTTGGAAATCGGTAAAAACTACATCTGCAGGTGCTGATGCACCATCCTTAGACAACAAGACATCTGTAGGAAGTGACATCCGTCATGTACCAAATGAAACACATCCTAATCTATCTGAGACTGCTCAAAAGGCAGCATCGGAAATTCAGTTTCAGCCTAATGATGTTCACCAGAAATCAGTGCCTAATAAAGTTGTGAAGCAAAGTGCCTATCCTCAGACATCAGTATCTGAGTCTGAGGAAGCTGCACCAATAAAGTCAGAATCCTTGCCTCCAGAAGGAGGATTGATTGAAAGCGGATCACTAATTTGCTCAGATCAGAGTTCAGATGAGCAAGTGGATGGCCATGTTGAGCCAGAGGAGAGGTGGGAATCATCTCCAGGTTTTGATGTCCTTGTGGATAATAGATCAGACGATATGGGTTATCAGGATGATCCAGAGTACGCTGTAGCACTTGAGAGGGAGGGAAGGGAGGTCAATGACCACTTCTTGAGGTATGATTTTGAAGATCGGGTCGAGTATGATTCCATATATTCGGATGCAGAAATTTTGTGTGAGCACAGGATATATGATTCTTATGACCGTTTGGACTATGATCATAGATCTGAATATGGCCAAGTTCCCAGGCGCATGAGGCAGAGAATAGCAGATCCTATATTGTCTCGAAAGAGAAAATTATTGCCAGTGGGAATGGCTGAGAATGGCCGGAATGGTGTAGATCTTCGAGAGCATCTCAGGAAACACAGGATGATTGATGGTCATCCGGTTAACCGTTTCTCTAGGAGGAACGACTCACCTCGTCTTATTGGTCGAAATCGGGAGAGATCTCGAAGGCATGGTGCAGGTCAGCGGCTGCATGGAAGATTAGCTTCAGAAGTAGGAAGAAACATGATTGGATCATTTGGTGAGAAGGAATCTGTTTCAAATGGTGTCAACCGGCAAGACCGGCTAAGGCGCTTGCGACTGAATAGGCCCAGGCACCATTTTGAGGAAAAGAGGCAGGCTAAGATGCAGTTTGTTCCATCAGAAGTTTCAAGGGAACCACCCACAAGGGAAAGGAGATACACTTCAGAATCCTCTTCATTTACCGGACCCAAGTCCCTTGCCCAGAtcaaagaagagaagagaaaagctATGGAAAGTGGGGATTGCTTTGGTGTAAGGGCGGATCCAAGCAGAATGTCTGTAGCCGACTTCCAGGGTCCCAAACCTTTGAGTGAAATCCTCAAGGAAAAAGGGAAGCTGGGTTTGGATGAGGAAGACAACATTTGTTGA
- the LOC131157227 gene encoding uncharacterized protein At1g15400 encodes MAGLQRSEISFRRQGSSGLVWDDKSFLSGELIAQEQDQEKPKAEQHRQEEATQINAKPREPSSSRSAVIRSAAAYRTVKGPPAATDPPSPKLSGCGFCAIFGKPVQPKATQAHPHS; translated from the coding sequence atggcAGGTCTGCAAAGGTCTGAAATATCCTTCAGAAGACAAGGATCATCAGGCTTGGTGTGGGATGACAAGTCCTTCTTATCTGGggaattgattgcacaagagcaAGATCAGGAGAAGCCAAAAGCAGAGCAGCACCGACAAGAGGAAGCAACACAGATTAATGCAAAACCCAGAGAGCCAAGCTCATCCCGGAGCGCCGTAATCAGATCCGCCGCCGCATATCGGACGGTGAAGGGGCCTCCGGCAGCCACCGACCCTCCTTCCCCAAAGCTCTCTGGTTGCGGCTTCTGTGCCATTTTTGGGAAACCAGTTCAACCCAAAGCCACCCAAGCTCATCCCCACTCCTAG